Part of the Terriglobia bacterium genome is shown below.
CTCCAGGTCTTCGTTATCTACCGGGGCAAGCAGGACCGCAACAGCCCGCCCGTTCTTCGTGATGATGATAGGCCCATCTGTCCCGCATTCTTCCAAATAGGCACTCAGCTTCGCTTTTACGTCAGCCAAGGGTGCGATTCTCATAAGTCGAACTCCTCTCCGCCAACAAATAACCGGTTTCTCTCTTTGACGCCAACGGCCAACAGCATCACAATCCGCTCGATATTGTCCACTTCGTAGAACACCCGAAAGCGATTGTTCGGCCCGAATCGCAATTCCCATGTGGCTCCGAAGGGAGAAGGTTGCTGCAAGGGTTTTCGGTTGCGAGTCTCTCTTTCAGGCATGTGGGTTAACTGCTCGTCGAGCGTCTTCTGAATAAGGCGGTGGAACTTGCGTTCTATGGCGTCAAGATGACCGATGATCGCTGGGGCAAAAATGAGCTCATATCTGCGCTGATGTGGCATCAACTAGAATTATAGTCAGCATTCTGGTAATGTCAATGTTGATGCTCTTCGATGCGAGGACGCGGCCTAACGACCCGCGCGTACACCCGCTCGGATTGGGCCGTCAGGTTCCGTAGATTTGTCCGTGACACACAGGGCATTGTGACTGTTTCGACCCACTGGTTGTCGCGAATCCACAATGCTTGCCAGCCTGACAGATGAGCGCGTCATCCTCCCAGGCTTGGCCTGGGGTAGGACAGATGAGTTCAACGGACCAACGCGATTTACTACTGCCGTCGCGCTCACGCACTGCGTTGCAAGTATTAAGTGCGCGTCGAACAGGCCGTCGCCCGTGTAGATGTCGCAGCCTTGAACTGATTCATAAAAGAGTTCAACAAACTGTTTATCGGTCAGCGATCGAAGCTCCGCGACAAGATCTTGCCGTTTTGTTGGATGACTCCCAGTGCCTGCGCGGACTTTGAAAGATGAACGCGGGCCGACAGCTTCAAGCGCTGGTTAGGCGGCCCCATCACGAACTTCGTGTCGCACGATCGTCCCCCCGATGCCTGCAAAAGCGAGAAGGGTCGCGCCCGTGTACCACGCACCGACACTGAAACTACTTGACCCATACATGGCGATGACCAGCCCGCCGCTCAGAACCAAGGCCGCCATTACGGCGAACATCCGCATCCCGTAGAGAAAGACAAATGGAATATAGTGCGCTCCCAACAGGACCATCATCGCCGGATAGAACCAGTTCAAACGATACAGACCAACCGGCAGAAGGAGGGGCATCGAAAAAG
Proteins encoded:
- a CDS encoding addiction module toxin RelE, whose translation is MPHQRRYELIFAPAIIGHLDAIERKFHRLIQKTLDEQLTHMPERETRNRKPLQQPSPFGATWELRFGPNNRFRVFYEVDNIERIVMLLAVGVKERNRLFVGGEEFDL